From a single Lolium rigidum isolate FL_2022 chromosome 7, APGP_CSIRO_Lrig_0.1, whole genome shotgun sequence genomic region:
- the LOC124670313 gene encoding phospholipid-transporting ATPase 10-like, translating to MGGTGGDAGRGSRHRKRRLLLSKLYTYACARRPSAVDDEGSRIGGPGFSRVVHANDPAAAAAAEGGGYRSNYISTTKYSAVTFIPKSLFEQFRRVANIYFLAVALLSFSPIAPFRWQTAVSPLVLVLLVTMVKEAIEDLRRKQLDVEVNNRKIKVLQDGTFHQTKWTKLRVGDVVKVEKDEYFPADLILLSSSYEDAICYVETMNLDGETNLKLKQSLDVTSHLQDDDSFTSFGAVIRCEDPNAHLYSFVGNIEVEERQHPLSPQQLLLRDSKLRNTEYVYGVVIFTGHDTKVMQNATTVPSKRSKIEKKMDGAIYLLLCSLVLISVIGSVFFGIATKDDLREDGRMTRWYLRPDDTTIVFDPNKPAISAVVHLFTAMILYGYFIPISLYVSIELVKLLQAKFINSDIQMYHEESDTPAHARTSNLNEELGQVHTILTDKTGTLTCNSMEFIKCSIAGTAYGRGITEVERAMAKKKGSPLIADMEIGIEGFQSEGKSAVKGFNFADERVMDGKWVNQDHSGVIEKFFRLLAVCHTCIPEVDEQSGKISYEAESPDEAAFVVAARELGFTFYQRTQAGVSLHELDPLSGEQVDRFYKVLHVLEFNSARKRMSVIVKDEEGKTFLFSKGADSIMFERLSSSESTYSEATQQHINEYADAGLRTLVLAYRQLEEAEYAKFDRKFTAAKNSVSADRDELIEEAADSLERDLILLGATAVEDKLQKGVPECIDKLAQAGIKIWVLTGDKMETAINIGYACSLLRQGMKQITITLDTPDIIALEKGGDRAAITKASKDSVVQQINEGKKLINVSASESLALIVDGKSLTYALRDDTKGMFLDLATGCSSVICCRSSPKQKALVTRLVKAGTRKVTLAIGDGANDVGMIQEADIGVGISGAEGMQAVMASDVSIAQFRFLERLLLVHGHWCYSRISSMVCFFFYKNIVFGVTLFLYECYTSFSGQTFYNDWSMSLYNVLFTSLPVIAMGVFDQDVSARFCLKYPMLYQEGPQNLLFRWSRLLGWMLHGVASAVIIFYLTIASLKHQAFRSGGEVIDLSTLGATAYTCIVWAVNMQMAITVNYFTLIQHICIWTSIALWYVFLLAYGAITPSFSTTFFMVFSEALGGAPAYWVVTLLVSVAALIPFFTLSVVKTWFFPDYHNKIQWLQHKAKADDPETELGMVLRQFSVRSTGVGVSARRDAKLVRVNSRVFQADSSSQGDQLP from the exons ATGGGCGGAACCGGCGGCGACGCGGGCCGGGGGAGCCGGCACCGGAAGCGCAGGCTGCTACTAAGCAAGCTCTACACCTACGCCTGCGCGCGCCGCCCCAGCGCGGTGGACGACGAGGGGTCCCGGATTGGCGGCCCGGGCTTCTCCCGCGTCGTCCACGCCAacgaccccgccgccgccgcggcggcggaaGGAGGAGGGTACCGGTCGAATTACATCTCCACCACCAAGTACAGCGCGGTGACCTTCATCCCCAAGTCCCTGTTCGAGCAGTTCCGGCGCGTGGCCAACATCTACTTCCTCGCCGTCGCGCTGCTCTCCTTCTCCCCCATCGCGCCCTTCAGGTGGCAAACGGCGGTGTCGCCGCTCGTGCTGGTGCTCCTGGTCACCATGGTCAAGGAGGCCATCGAGGACTTGAGGAGGAAGCAGCTG GATGTTGAGGTGAACAACAGGAAGATCAAGGTGCTCCAGGACGGCACCTTCCACCAGACAAAATGGACCAAGCTCCGGGTCGGCGACGTGGTCAAGGTGGAGAAGGACGAGTACTTCCCGGCCGACCTCATCCTCCTCTCGTCGAGCTACGAGGACGCCATCTGCTATGTGGAGACGATGAACCTCGATGGGGAGACCAACCTCAAGCTCAAGCAGTCCCTCGACGTCACCTCCCACTTACAGGACGATGACAGTTTCACCAGTTTCGGGGCCGTGATAAGGTGCGAGGACCCCAACGCGCACCTCTACTCGTTTGTCGGGAACATAGAGGTcgaggagcggcagcacccgctcTCACCGCAGCAGCTGCTGCTCAGGGACTCCAAGCTCCGGAACACCGAGTACGTCTACGGCGTGGTTATTTTCACGGGACATGACACCAAGGTCATGCAGAATGCTACCACTGTTCCTTCTAAGAGGAGCAAGATCGAGAAGAAGATGGATGGGGCCATCTACCTGCTCTTGTGTTCGCTCGTCTTGATCTCGGTCATCGGCTCGGTTTTCTTTGGCATTGCGACCAAAGATGATCTGCGAGAAGATGGGAGGATGACGAGGTGGTACCTCAGGCCCGATGACACCACCATTGTCTTCGATCCGAATAAACCGGCCATCTCCGCAGTAGTGCATCTCTTTACAGCCATGATCCTTTACGGGTACTTCATCCCTATCTCCTTGTACGTCTCCATCGAGCTCGTCAAGCTACTGCAAGCTAAGTTCATCAACAGTGACATCCAAATGTATCATGAAGAGAGTGATACGCCGGCTCATGCTAGGACATCCAACTTGAACGAGGAGCTGGGTCAAGTCCACACGATACTCACGGATAAAACCGGGACTTTGACTTGTAACTCCATGGAGTTCATCAAATGTTCCATCGCAGGCACGGCGTATGGGCGTGGAATCACCGAGGTCGAGAGAGCTATGGCGAAGAAGAAAGGTTCGCCCTTGATCGCCGATATGGAAATCGGTATCGAAGGCTTTCAGTCCGAGGGGAAATCTGCAGTCAAAGGATTTAACTTCGCCGATGAGCGTGTCATGGATGGTAAATGGGTGAACCAGGACCACTCCGGTGTGATTGAGAAGTTCTTCCGCTTGTTGGCCGTCTGCCATACATGTATACCGGAAGTCGACGAACAATCAGGGAAGATTTCATATGAAGCAGAGTCTCCCGATGAGGCTGCTTTTGTTGTTGCGGCACGGGAACTTGGTTTCACATTTTACCAAAGGACGCAGGCAGGAGTTTCTCTGCATGAGTTAGATCCCTTGTCCGGAGAGCAAGTTGACAG ATTCTATAAGGTCTTGCACGTCCTTGAGTTCAACAGTGCTCGGAAGCGGATGTCGGTAATAGTTAAGGACGAGGAGGGGAAGACATTTCTCTTTAGTAAAGGCGCTGACAG TATAATGTTCGAGAGGCTATCTAGCTCTGAGAGTACTTACAGTGAAGCGACGCAGCAGCACATAAATGAATACGCTGATGCTGGCCTGAGAACACTAGTTCTCGCATACCGGCAACTTGAGGAGGCGGAATATGCTAAGTTCGACAGGAAGTTCACTGCAGCTAAGAATTCTGTTAGTGCTGATCGAGACGAGCTGATTGAAGAGGCTGCAGATTCgctagagagggatttgattcttCTTGGTGCTACAGCTGTTGAGGATAAACTACAAAAGGGG GTACCTGAATGCATCGACAAACTTGCCCAAGCTGGCATCAAGATATGGGTGCTGACAGGCGACAAGATGGAGACCGCCATCAACATTGG ATATGCCTGCAGTCTACTCAGACAAGGGATGAAACAAATAACAATCACACTGGATACACCAGATATCATTGCCTTGGAGAAAGGTGGTGACAGAGCAGCCATTACAAAG GCATCAAAGGATAGCGTTGTGCAGCAAATAAATGAAGGAAAGAAACTCATAAATGTATCTGCTAGTGAATCACTCGCTTTGATCGTTGATGGTAAATCGCTTACATATGCGCTCAGAGATGATACTAAGGGCATGTTCCTTGATCTTGCGACTGGGTGCAGTTCAGTCATTTGCTGTCGTTCTTCTCCAAAGCAGAAGGCTCTT GTCACTAGGCTAGTCAAAGCTGGAACTCGTAAAGTTACATTGGCAATTGGTGACGGTGCAAACGACGTAGGCATGATTCAGGAGGCAGATATTGGGGTAGGAATCAGCGGTGCCGAAGGAATGCAG GCTGTCATGGCGAGTGATGTTTCCATCGCGCAGTTTCGCTTCCTCGAGCGTCTGCTACTTGTGCATGGGCATTGGTGCTATAGCAGGATCTCATCGATG GTATGCTTCTTCTTCTACAAAAACATCGTTTTTGGCGTGACCCTGTTCCTGTATGAGTGCTACACATCATTTTCTGGCCAAACTTTCTACAACGATTGGTCAATGTCGCTCTATAATGTCCTCTTCACGTCGTTACCTGTGATTGCTATGGGTGTGTTTGATCAAGATGTTTCCGCTCGGTTTTGTCTCAAG TACCCAATGCTCTACCAAGAGGGTCCTCAGAACCTGCTCTTTCGATGGTCAAGGCTCCTAGGATGGATGCTGCATGGTGTGGCCAGCGCCGTGATCATATTCTACCTCACGATCGCGTCGCTCAAGCACCAAGCGTTCCGCAGCGGAGGCGAGGTCATAGACCTCTCGACCCTCGGCGCGACCGCCTACACGTGCATAGTCTGGGCCGTCAACATGCAGATGGCTATCACGGTGAACTACTTCACCCTCATCCAGCACATCTGCATCTGGACCAGCATCGCCCTATG GTACGTGTTCCTCCTGGCGTACGGGGCGATCACTCCATCGTTCTCGACCacattcttcatggtgttctccgAGGCGCTGGGCGGCGCGCCAGCCTACTGGGTGGTGACCCTGCTGGTCTCTGTCGCGGCCCTCATCCCCTTCTTCACCCTGTCAGTGGTGAAGACGTGGTTCTTCCCGGACTACCACAACAAGATCCAGTGGCTGCAGCACAAGGCGAAGGCCGACGACCCAGAGACGGAGCTGGGCATGGTCCTGCGTCAGTTCTCAGTGAGGTCCACCGGGGTTGGCGTCTCAGCACGCCGCGATGCCAAGCTCGTCCGCGTCAACAGCAGGGTTTTCCAAGCAGACTCATCATCACAAGGTGATCAGTTACCATAG